The DNA region CATGTTGCTGAGGCTGACATTGTCTTTGTCTCAGTGAACACCCCAACAAAAACTCAGGGTCTTGGAGCTGGCAAAGCAGCTGATCTGACTTACTGGGAGAGTGCTGCTAGGATGATTgctgatgtctccaaatctgaCAAGATTGTGGTTGAGAAATCCACTGTCCCTGTCAAAACAGCAGAGGCAATTGAGaggattctcactcacaatAGGAAGGGCATCAATTTCACAATTTTGTCTAACCCTGAGTTTCTTGCTGAAGGTACAGCTATTCAGGATCTGTTCAACCCTGATAGAGTCCTCATTGGAGGAAGGGAAACCCCAGAAGGTCAAAAGGCAATTCATACCCTGAGAGATGTTTATGCTCATTGGGTCCCTATTGACAGAATCCTCTGCACCAATCTGTGGTCTGCTGAACTCTCAAAGCTTGCTGCCAATGCTTTCCTGGCACAGAGGATCTCTTCTGTGAATGCCATGTCAGCCCTCTGTGAGGCAACTGGTGCTGATGTCTATCAGGTATCCCACTCAATTGGGACTGACTCAAGAATTGGGCCCAAGTTCCTGAATGCCAGTGTTGGTTTTGGTGGATCTTGCTTCCAGAAGGATATACTGAACCTGGTCTATATCTGTGAGTGCAATGGCCTTCCAGAAGTGGCCAATTACTGGAAACAGGTCATCAAGGTGAATGACTACCAGAAAGCTCGGTTCGTGAACCGGGTGGTTTCTTCGATGTTCAACACAGTCTCAGGGAAGAAGATTGCTATTCTGGGTTTTGCTTTCAAGAAGGACACCGGTGACACTAGGGAGACCCCAGCCATTGATGTGTGCAAGGGGCTGATAGGAGACAAGGCCAAGTTGAGCATTTATGATCCTCAGGTTTCTGAAGAGCAGATCTTGAAGGATCTGTCAATGAAGAAGTTTGATTGGGATCACCCTGCTCACCTTCAACCAACAAGCCCCACTTCCAACAACCAGCAGGTGTCTGTGGTTTGGGATGCCTTTGAAGCAGTCAAGGATGCACATGGTATTTGTATTCTGACCGAGTGGGATGAGTTCAAGACACTTGATTACCAGAAGGTTTATGATAACATGCAGAAGCCTGCATTCGTATTTGATGGCAGGAATGTTGTGGATGACAAAAAGCTGAGGGAAATTGGTTTCATTGTTTACTCCATCGGCAAGCCACTAGACGCTTGGCTCAAGGACATGCCTGCAGTGGCTTAAAGGAGAAGTACAATCTGGAGTTGAATTTGTTGGTGTTTCAGAGAGAATGTGCCCATTTCCTGATATATTATCATGCTATTCTTATAGTTTAGACTTATGTTGCTATTTACTCTTGATGGTACTTTGATTTTATCAGGCTTTATCTTATGTTAGGGCTTCATTGCCTTCATATATTGTCTTTAGCTAGCCAAAAATCTTATTTGTTGACCTGGTTTAATGTAATAAATGAGTATTGGAGGAATTTTTATACAATGGATCATCATTTGTTTTATGTTTCTTTTGTTACTTTTATGGGATGCAATACT from Lotus japonicus ecotype B-129 chromosome 2, LjGifu_v1.2 includes:
- the LOC130739755 gene encoding UDP-glucose 6-dehydrogenase 1, giving the protein MVKICCIGAGYVGGPTMAVIALKCPEIEVVVVDIATPRINAWNSDHLPIYEPGLDDVVKQCRGKNLFFSTDVEKHVAEADIVFVSVNTPTKTQGLGAGKAADLTYWESAARMIADVSKSDKIVVEKSTVPVKTAEAIERILTHNRKGINFTILSNPEFLAEGTAIQDLFNPDRVLIGGRETPEGQKAIHTLRDVYAHWVPIDRILCTNLWSAELSKLAANAFLAQRISSVNAMSALCEATGADVYQVSHSIGTDSRIGPKFLNASVGFGGSCFQKDILNLVYICECNGLPEVANYWKQVIKVNDYQKARFVNRVVSSMFNTVSGKKIAILGFAFKKDTGDTRETPAIDVCKGLIGDKAKLSIYDPQVSEEQILKDLSMKKFDWDHPAHLQPTSPTSNNQQVSVVWDAFEAVKDAHGICILTEWDEFKTLDYQKVYDNMQKPAFVFDGRNVVDDKKLREIGFIVYSIGKPLDAWLKDMPAVA